The Pseudomonas nunensis genome includes the window ATTCGATTGGGACAAGAGCTGGCTGCAAAGCGACGTCGGTCGTTTGACCGGTTACTGGAGTGGCGCCTACACCTATTGGGAAGGCGACAAGACTTCCGGCACTAGTAGCCTGTCGTTCTCTCCGGTGTTTGTTTACGAGTTTGCCGGGCAAAACGTCAAACCGTATGTTGAAGCCGGGATCGGTGTTGCGTTGTTCTCCAATACCCAACTGGAAGACAACAACATCGGCCAGGCTTTTCAGTTCGAAGACCGCTTCGGGTTCGGGCTGCGCTTTGCTGGTGGGCATGAAGTCGGGATTCGTGCGACGCACTATTCCAATGCCGGGATCAGCAGTAACAACGATGGTGTAGAAAGCTACTCGCTGCACTACACGATGCCGCTGTAAGCATTCTCAGATTGGTAGCAAACCCTGTGGGAGCGGGCTTGCTCGCGAAAGCGGACTGACAGTCAACTTAGATGTTGAATGCTGAACCGCCTTCGCGAGCAAGCCCGCTCCCACATGGGATCTTCATCGGTTTCGGTATTAACGATACACCGAAACAATCCCCTGCCGTTCTTCCAGGCATTCCGGCGAACCGGTCTCGAACTCCCGGCAGATCAGCGGGCGTTTTTCGTAGATGGTGCACATCATCGTGTTGCGATCCAGCGCCGCACACCAGCCGTCATCCAGCCGCAACATCACTTCCCCGCCCCAGTCATCGGTATCGATAAAGCGCTCGGGCACGCCGGTTTCGGTGATCAGCATGACTTCGAGCTGACAGCAACAGGCTGAGCAAGTCGAGCAAGTGACCGCCGGCTCGGCGATTTGCGTGTGGGGGATGGTTTTCATGGGGCGCAGTGTAAGGCAGTAGGCCGTTGCTGTGTGAAAGGCCTGACGGACGCTCAGTCGCGGTTATCCGATGCCAGCCGCTGCGCCATAAAGTGCAGCGTAGGAAACAGCAGCGCCCAGAGTAGTCCTATACCGATCAGCGTCGGCAGTTGGCCGTAGGGAAATTGCAC containing:
- a CDS encoding YkgJ family cysteine cluster protein — protein: MKTIPHTQIAEPAVTCSTCSACCCQLEVMLITETGVPERFIDTDDWGGEVMLRLDDGWCAALDRNTMMCTIYEKRPLICREFETGSPECLEERQGIVSVYR
- a CDS encoding acyloxyacyl hydrolase, with translation MKRLFCLAAIAAALMGQSLTAQAAGVEFGVGATSDSTMTYRLGMQFDWDKSWLQSDVGRLTGYWSGAYTYWEGDKTSGTSSLSFSPVFVYEFAGQNVKPYVEAGIGVALFSNTQLEDNNIGQAFQFEDRFGFGLRFAGGHEVGIRATHYSNAGISSNNDGVESYSLHYTMPL